The Ochrobactrum quorumnocens genome has a segment encoding these proteins:
- a CDS encoding GMC family oxidoreductase yields the protein MPDFIVVGGGSAGCAVAGRLSEDPDVSVTLFEAGPKDSSIWIRFPVTFYKSFKSSMLQWYKVETLKHQNNTQPLVGQARVLGGGSSLNAMIYMRGAPSDFDRWVEHGAEGWGYKDVLPFFRKAENNEVYSNEAHGQDGPLSVSNQQYTLPLTKAWVKACQEAGIPYNPDFNSGELQGAGLYQLTTKNGRRCSSADAYLRPAKKRGNLNVVTNKQVTRIIIEGGRAVGVEYIESGRVATMRAEREVIISSGAVGSPRLLMLSGIGPAASLEKAGVKVIHDLPGVGQNLQDHTDCFMIYNLKSDSSYDKYKKIRWQMAAAAQYALFGSGPITSNICEGGAFWWGDKSDPTPDLQYHFLAGAGIEEGVETTESGNGCTLNVYACRPKSRGQISLRSSDPNVAPIVDPNYLSDPYDVDRLIDGIRLGQEIMDQPAIRKFVSNAHLPEKPLKSRKDFEDFVRKYSQGAYHLSGACKIGKDAMAVVDRQLCVHGIDGLRVADTSVMPFVSSSNLNAPAIMIGERAADFIKGNHI from the coding sequence ATGCCCGATTTTATCGTGGTGGGTGGCGGTTCTGCGGGATGCGCTGTTGCTGGTCGGCTGAGCGAAGATCCGGATGTATCGGTAACGCTCTTTGAAGCTGGCCCTAAAGACAGCAGCATCTGGATTCGCTTTCCGGTAACATTCTATAAGTCGTTCAAAAGCTCGATGCTTCAATGGTACAAGGTGGAAACACTCAAGCACCAGAACAACACACAACCGCTCGTTGGTCAGGCGCGCGTTTTGGGCGGCGGCAGTTCTCTGAATGCTATGATCTATATGCGCGGCGCTCCATCGGATTTCGATCGCTGGGTAGAACATGGTGCAGAAGGCTGGGGTTATAAAGATGTGCTGCCTTTTTTCCGCAAGGCAGAGAATAATGAGGTTTATTCGAATGAGGCCCACGGTCAGGATGGACCGCTGAGCGTCTCCAATCAGCAATATACGTTGCCGCTGACAAAGGCCTGGGTAAAGGCGTGTCAGGAAGCGGGAATCCCCTATAATCCGGATTTTAATTCCGGTGAATTACAGGGTGCAGGGCTTTATCAGTTGACAACGAAGAACGGCCGACGGTGCAGCTCCGCGGATGCTTATCTTCGTCCGGCTAAAAAGCGTGGTAATCTTAATGTCGTTACCAACAAGCAAGTCACCAGAATTATCATAGAGGGTGGCCGAGCTGTCGGCGTTGAATATATCGAGAGTGGCCGTGTAGCCACTATGCGGGCTGAACGCGAAGTCATTATTTCGTCGGGCGCTGTTGGCTCTCCGCGTCTGCTGATGCTTTCAGGCATCGGGCCTGCTGCCAGTCTTGAGAAGGCTGGCGTCAAGGTTATTCACGATTTGCCGGGCGTCGGGCAAAATCTGCAAGATCATACCGATTGCTTCATGATCTATAATCTGAAGTCGGATTCAAGCTACGACAAGTATAAAAAAATTCGCTGGCAAATGGCTGCTGCCGCTCAGTATGCGCTATTTGGATCAGGACCAATTACGTCCAATATCTGCGAAGGCGGCGCTTTCTGGTGGGGTGATAAATCTGATCCGACACCAGATCTGCAATATCATTTTCTCGCGGGAGCGGGCATTGAAGAGGGTGTGGAAACGACTGAAAGCGGCAATGGTTGCACCTTGAATGTCTATGCATGCCGGCCAAAATCGCGTGGGCAGATTTCGCTTCGTTCGTCTGATCCCAACGTTGCCCCTATCGTCGACCCCAACTATCTCAGCGACCCTTATGATGTTGATCGTCTTATCGATGGCATTCGTCTCGGGCAGGAGATTATGGACCAGCCGGCGATCCGCAAATTCGTTAGCAATGCACATTTGCCTGAAAAACCGTTGAAGTCACGCAAGGATTTTGAAGATTTTGTCCGCAAATATTCGCAAGGCGCTTATCACTTAAGCGGTGCCTGCAAAATCGGAAAAGACGCAATGGCCGTTGTCGACCGTCAGTTGTGCGTCCATGGCATCGACGGGCTCAGAGTTGCGGATACTTCCGTGATGCCGTTTGTCTCATCCAGCAATCTTAATGCACCGGCGATAATGATCGGTGAGCGTGCTGCTGATTTCATTAAGGGAAACCATATTTAG
- a CDS encoding nuclear transport factor 2 family protein — protein sequence MSKKRAKDILRDYHDAWSSGDVKKGCSFYADNLVVHMGGTHPVLSGDFHGANGFVDGWVNKVAAYTDKWIVGGEAGHDEIISESDESILIMVHEIWTRGDKSVKTDRLAAYRFENEQIVECWFCDMRQAEVDAFFSDVK from the coding sequence ATGAGCAAGAAGCGAGCAAAAGACATTCTGCGTGATTACCACGATGCTTGGTCGAGCGGCGATGTCAAAAAAGGCTGCAGTTTTTACGCAGATAATCTCGTCGTCCATATGGGCGGAACGCATCCCGTGCTTTCGGGTGATTTTCATGGTGCCAATGGCTTTGTCGATGGTTGGGTGAACAAAGTTGCCGCTTACACTGACAAATGGATTGTTGGCGGTGAAGCAGGCCACGATGAGATCATCTCGGAGTCTGATGAATCGATTTTGATCATGGTTCACGAGATCTGGACGCGTGGCGATAAGTCGGTCAAAACTGACCGTCTTGCTGCCTATCGTTTTGAAAATGAGCAGATCGTTGAATGCTGGTTTTGCGATATGCGTCAGGCTGAAGTCGATGCGTTCTTCAGTGACGTAAAATAA
- a CDS encoding hydantoinase B/oxoprolinase family protein, whose product MSTVTSPEYDPVLIAILQRQLDHISLQMGTIMTRTARSPIFSQSHDFSCFLSNADGETVAQADGLPIHSGSGGFAVRAVLRDFAGRIDPEDVFILSDPYAAGGNHLPDWTLIRPVFVEGELVGFCSNRAHQSDIGGGAAGTYNAKATEIFHEGIRLPVLKLIEKGNLRDDLWRMLLLNSRCPDLLEGDLGAMIGSTRIGGQRLADVIGQLGARKGRDYLDALLDYGERRMRQALAELPNGVWRASDFSDTDCFELVDIETRITMTIDDDSIMFDFTGTSPQIKGFKNSGIANTHSAVYCALSAFLDPAIPHNEGTYRCVKIIAPEGCVVNALPPAPMTMNTVFPAIDIMNACWGALAQADPERACAGWGKSVFGISSGKKPDGNVFVLYHWHGSSGGGAVKGRDGFATSSHQMTLGGMFIPNVETYEQSYPIRVHRYQMRCDTGGAGEYRGGTGVDYVVDVLAGGEHLLRGEGARKKTGAGVNGGHWGEKGSIQAFDLETGEELYCPPYGVEEVRPLHIKIEATAGGGWGNPHHRDPAAVLRDVRDGVVSKQSALDIYGVAISEDGKSVVSTQARQLTA is encoded by the coding sequence ATGAGCACTGTTACGTCTCCCGAATATGATCCGGTTCTCATCGCCATTCTCCAGCGGCAGCTGGATCACATCAGCCTACAGATGGGCACTATCATGACGCGGACTGCACGCAGTCCGATCTTCAGCCAGAGCCACGACTTCTCGTGCTTCCTCAGCAATGCGGATGGTGAAACTGTTGCTCAGGCGGACGGCTTGCCGATCCATTCCGGCAGTGGCGGCTTTGCTGTGCGTGCGGTGCTTCGGGATTTCGCAGGCCGCATTGATCCAGAAGATGTGTTTATTCTCAGCGATCCTTACGCCGCAGGTGGTAATCACTTGCCTGACTGGACACTTATTCGTCCGGTGTTCGTTGAAGGCGAACTGGTCGGTTTCTGTAGCAACCGTGCGCATCAATCGGATATTGGCGGTGGTGCGGCTGGAACTTACAATGCAAAAGCGACTGAGATTTTCCACGAAGGAATTCGTCTGCCGGTTCTCAAACTGATCGAGAAGGGCAATCTGCGCGACGATCTTTGGCGTATGTTGCTTCTGAATTCGCGCTGCCCGGATTTGCTGGAAGGCGACCTTGGTGCGATGATCGGTTCCACACGCATCGGTGGTCAGCGTTTGGCAGATGTTATTGGTCAACTTGGTGCCAGAAAAGGCCGCGATTATCTCGATGCGTTGCTCGACTACGGCGAACGCAGAATGCGTCAGGCCTTGGCAGAGCTTCCAAATGGTGTTTGGCGGGCATCCGACTTCAGTGATACCGATTGCTTTGAACTTGTCGACATTGAAACCCGCATTACGATGACAATCGATGATGACTCGATCATGTTTGATTTCACCGGCACATCTCCGCAGATCAAAGGCTTCAAGAATAGCGGCATTGCTAACACGCATTCCGCTGTCTATTGCGCCCTTTCTGCCTTCCTTGATCCAGCAATTCCTCACAATGAAGGCACGTATCGTTGTGTTAAAATCATTGCACCGGAAGGCTGCGTTGTGAACGCGTTGCCGCCAGCGCCAATGACCATGAACACGGTATTTCCGGCGATTGACATTATGAATGCTTGCTGGGGTGCATTGGCTCAGGCTGATCCGGAACGCGCCTGCGCAGGCTGGGGTAAATCGGTGTTCGGCATTTCCTCAGGCAAAAAGCCTGACGGTAATGTGTTCGTTCTTTATCATTGGCATGGCAGCTCCGGCGGTGGTGCCGTTAAGGGCCGCGATGGATTCGCAACATCGAGCCATCAGATGACACTCGGCGGCATGTTTATCCCGAATGTCGAAACCTATGAACAGTCCTACCCGATCCGTGTGCATCGCTATCAGATGCGCTGCGACACAGGCGGCGCTGGTGAGTATCGCGGTGGAACAGGTGTCGATTATGTAGTTGACGTGCTTGCAGGCGGCGAACATCTTTTGCGCGGCGAAGGCGCACGCAAGAAAACCGGTGCGGGCGTAAACGGCGGACATTGGGGCGAAAAGGGCTCAATCCAGGCTTTTGATTTGGAAACTGGCGAAGAACTCTATTGCCCTCCTTACGGCGTAGAAGAAGTCCGTCCTCTTCACATTAAAATTGAAGCGACCGCTGGCGGTGGCTGGGGCAATCCACATCATCGTGATCCCGCTGCTGTTCTGCGCGATGTCCGCGATGGCGTTGTATCAAAGCAGTCTGCGCTTGATATTTATGGCGTAGCGATTTCCGAAGACGGGAAATCTGTTGTGTCTACCCAAGCAAGACAGCTAACAGCGTAA
- a CDS encoding hydantoinase/oxoprolinase family protein → MSGQPMLIAPYRVGVDIGGTFTDLVMVDSRGAVRAFKAPSVPSNPTEGVLAAITLAAKSLDSDVETFLSNTELFVHGSTIATNTLLEKKGAKVGLLVTDGFRDSLEIRRSMREFVWDHRKPFPEVLVPRYLRLPVVERLEQDGTVRVPFDPASVSEAARVFKEEGVEAIAVCFLHSYANPAHEKAAKAELKKLLPDVWVTTSSEIAPTIGEYERTSTTVVNAYVARRVVPYLENLSQKLTSLGLKRKLLMIQSNGGAISIDEIGHAPASLVLSGPAAGVGSLKFFGADTGSDRLMSIEVGGTSCDVTLMEHGSVSMTDQIVVDGYHLNIPSVDIHTVGAGGGTIASVDGAGLLKAGPEGAGSTPGPASYGRGGTRPTVTDAQLVLGRLKPGPYAGGVITLSLENAVDAINNHVAKPLGLSVNDAAAGILQLVEQNILHAVEQASLEKGYNPRDFTLVACGGAGPLHGPSTARLLGCSSLYIPRLAGVFCAFGMCNSDLRHDYVRSWLKELDSIESSSPSQLEAAFEEMQLEATDVLAREGFTGDKALLKRSYDLRYFGQQWTIPVECSSTDAATMRAAFEQVYQRLFGYVQPAGAIEVVNLRLAAIGKLDALQVATASADISDPMPISRRPVWVDKETGFVETPVYDGTTLLPRQKLTGPAIIEEATTTLLLGAGDMLTMTDAGNYHVEISQSEAA, encoded by the coding sequence ATGAGTGGACAGCCGATGTTAATTGCACCTTACCGCGTCGGAGTTGATATCGGCGGTACATTTACTGACCTTGTTATGGTCGATTCCCGCGGGGCGGTGCGCGCTTTTAAGGCGCCTTCTGTGCCGTCTAACCCGACAGAGGGTGTGCTTGCAGCAATCACACTGGCCGCGAAATCTCTCGACAGTGATGTGGAAACATTTCTTTCCAATACAGAACTCTTCGTTCACGGCTCGACCATTGCCACCAATACGCTGCTGGAAAAAAAGGGGGCAAAGGTCGGACTTCTGGTCACTGATGGCTTCCGCGATTCGCTAGAGATCAGACGCTCTATGCGTGAATTTGTCTGGGATCACAGAAAGCCGTTCCCGGAAGTTCTTGTTCCACGCTATTTACGTCTTCCTGTTGTTGAACGTCTTGAGCAGGATGGGACCGTTCGGGTTCCGTTTGATCCAGCGTCTGTTTCTGAAGCCGCGCGTGTATTCAAGGAAGAGGGCGTGGAGGCGATTGCTGTCTGCTTCCTGCATTCCTATGCAAATCCTGCGCATGAAAAGGCAGCGAAAGCTGAACTCAAAAAGCTTCTTCCAGATGTCTGGGTTACAACGTCTTCCGAAATTGCACCAACGATTGGTGAGTATGAACGTACATCAACAACGGTGGTGAACGCTTATGTTGCCCGTCGTGTTGTGCCTTATCTCGAAAATCTTTCGCAGAAGCTCACATCACTGGGCCTCAAACGCAAGCTGTTGATGATCCAGTCAAACGGTGGCGCTATTTCGATTGACGAAATTGGTCACGCACCTGCAAGCCTCGTTCTGTCGGGTCCTGCTGCTGGCGTTGGTTCGCTTAAGTTCTTTGGAGCCGATACAGGTTCTGATAGGCTGATGTCGATTGAAGTTGGCGGAACAAGCTGTGATGTCACATTGATGGAACATGGTTCGGTCTCTATGACTGACCAGATTGTCGTCGATGGCTATCACCTCAATATTCCATCTGTCGATATTCACACGGTGGGCGCAGGTGGCGGTACGATTGCTTCCGTTGATGGTGCAGGCCTTCTCAAAGCCGGACCAGAAGGTGCGGGATCAACTCCGGGACCTGCCTCTTACGGACGCGGGGGCACACGCCCGACGGTTACCGATGCGCAGCTTGTACTCGGACGCCTTAAGCCTGGTCCTTACGCGGGCGGCGTGATCACGCTTAGTCTGGAAAATGCGGTCGATGCGATTAATAACCACGTTGCTAAGCCGCTTGGTTTGAGCGTAAACGATGCTGCTGCCGGTATTCTACAGCTTGTTGAGCAGAATATTCTGCACGCGGTAGAGCAAGCTTCACTTGAAAAGGGCTACAATCCACGCGACTTCACGCTTGTGGCTTGCGGTGGCGCTGGCCCCCTCCATGGTCCATCAACGGCACGGTTGTTGGGCTGTTCAAGCCTCTATATTCCGCGACTGGCTGGCGTTTTCTGTGCATTCGGCATGTGCAATTCTGATCTGCGTCACGACTATGTACGCAGCTGGCTTAAAGAGCTGGATAGCATTGAAAGTTCAAGCCCTTCACAGCTTGAAGCGGCTTTCGAAGAGATGCAGCTTGAAGCAACTGATGTGCTGGCGCGCGAGGGCTTTACAGGTGATAAGGCACTCCTTAAACGATCCTATGACCTTCGTTATTTTGGTCAGCAATGGACCATTCCGGTTGAATGTTCTTCGACGGATGCGGCAACCATGCGTGCGGCTTTTGAACAGGTCTATCAGCGTCTGTTCGGATATGTGCAGCCTGCGGGCGCAATCGAAGTGGTCAATCTTCGACTGGCAGCGATTGGCAAACTGGATGCCCTGCAAGTTGCAACTGCATCGGCAGATATATCCGATCCGATGCCTATTTCACGCCGCCCTGTGTGGGTCGACAAAGAGACCGGCTTCGTTGAAACACCTGTTTACGACGGAACGACCTTGTTACCACGTCAGAAGCTGACTGGCCCGGCCATTATTGAAGAAGCCACAACCACTCTTTTGCTTGGAGCCGGTGACATGCTGACGATGACTGACGCTGGGAATTATCATGTCGAGATTTCGCAAAGCGAGGCTGCATGA